The DNA sequence TATCAATTTCTTTTATAAAATCAATTTGCTTTAATAAATTTTCGGTTTTCATTTAGATTTCGTTTTTTTTATATTGTTGTTTTATGTTTATTTTTTTTAAAATAATAGCTGAATTATTTTTCACAAAGATTCTAATAAATATACTACCTGAATTGGTATATTTGGACAATGAATAGCGAGTATCAGACATATCGATTAGTTGATTTTGGATTCCAAATTAATTCAGATTTGCCAGTAATAGGATATTCGGAGATGGTAACCAATTCTATTTGTATATCACATTCACATCCAAGAGCACAACTTCTTTATGCTACTACTGGTGTAATGAAAGTAGTAGTTAATAACCAAATTTGGGTAGTGAATCCATTACAAGGACTTTGGATTCCAGGAGGAGTAGAACATCAAGTTTCTTTTCAAAAAAATGTCAAATTATATAGTGTCTTCATAGATCCTTCTTTTACAGATGGATTGCCAAAAACTACTTTTTCATTTGGCATTTCCCCTTTTTTAAAACAATTACTATTTAAAATTATTTCTTTTAATACAGTTGATACTGTCTCAATTTCAGAAAAAAGAATTATGATGGTCTTTTTAGATGAAGTTACTTTAATACAACCTAGTATTACTTTTTTACCAACAACAAATCATGTAAGATTAAAGAATGTTGTACAGCTTTTACTTAACGATGTTGCCAGTAAGTAAACGATAGAATACTATGCTGAAATTTCATGTATGAGTAGTCGAAATTTATCTCGTTTATTCATCAAAGAATTAGGTATGAATTTTAGTGATTGGAGAATTCGTTTAAAACTTTTAGAAGCAATAAAAAGATTAGGTGAGCAACAATCTGTAAAAGAAATAGCCTTTGATTTAGGCTACGAAAGCTCGAGCTCATTTATTTATATGTTTAAAAAACATTTAGGTAAAACACCATCAAATTATATTTTGAAAAGTAAGGATTGAAATGTGTGAAATAGTTAAATGTTAATTAATTAAAAACCTTTATACAAATAATTAATACATTCGAAATTTCTCTTTCACAGTGTAAATGTTTTACATAGAATTTGTAACTTCTTTATATAGGAAGAATTTATAATTTTTTTATTTATATTAATGATTAATTGTCCTATTATCCTTATTTATTGTCTATATATGATTATTTAGACTTTGTAGTCTTAGCTTAACTTTACTAAAAATATTATGGATACCAAAAAAAAACATTTTAGCTTAATTAAATAATCCAATGAGTGCTTTTCAATCACTTCTCATAATGATGTTTATGAAAAAATAATCCACATGTTATGGAGGAATAAAGAAGACTAAATATTGGATATTGCTTGTAAGTTTACTAAACATTGTTTTGTGTTACAGGATGAAAGCATGACAAAGGAAATACTTAATAATGTATATGAAATTCAAGTATAAAAATCTATAAATGGATACAATTTTAATTACAGAAAGAAATGGACATCTCAAAAAAAACAGTATGTCTTTATAGGTAATGAAGGATTGTGTTACACAAATTTTATCAAAGAAAATCCAATTTTAAAAAATTGAGAATATAATAATATTATAGAAGTTACCTAACAAGGAATATCTGTTTTAATAATGTAAACAAAGTGGTTGTTATTATTTGTATGAGAAACTTTAATTAAGTAAGATCCTGATGATGCGAAAAATTTCTTAATAATTTAACTTATAACAAAAATAACGGTTTGCAACCCCCAATAAACAAACTACTAATAGACCTACAAGAACAACTCAACTTTATAAATATTGAGATTGATGACCCTATTGTGGCATGTGAGCAAGCCATTGAAATAACCTTAAAATCTTTAGAGCAATTAAAGAAGTTTGTGTTAAAAAGAAAATTCAAATCAACAAACGAAGAAATTAATTTTTTCAAAGAAATCAAGCCTCAATTTTCCTCCAAATTTATTTATTACAACAAAATATATAAAATGGAAACCAAAAGACCTTATGGAGGTCAAAGAGTGGTGAAAAAATTTTATAGAAATGAATTGCGAAAACTAAAATTGTTTTTTGATAGCGAACTAGAGTTTTATAGATACTTCCGAACAGGAAGCAATTATTTAGACCATAAATATTTTGTACGCGGTAAGTTAGATGTAAAACTAAGCTTAAACTCCTTTTATTTCGAATCAGATAAAAACTTTGCAACCACACATAGTTACAAAGTCGCTAAAATTATAGCGCATGATTTACTACAAGTATACCTAGAGGATAAATTATTGTTATTAGAAAATAAGCAACCCAATCAAAAATCACAAGTTAACCCGAAGATCAAACAAAACTGGACTGGCTCTAAAGTGGCTCTAATAGAGTTGTTATATGCATTACATTCAGAAGGTGTCTTTAACAATGGAGCTTCAGATTTAAAAGACATTGCTGCTTATTTCGAAGACACCTTCAATATCAATTTAGGTCAATATCACAGAGCTTTTTTAGAAATTCGAATGCGCAAAGGAGATAGAACAAAGTTTATGACCTCACTTAAAGAGAGTCTTAAAAAAAGAATGGATAATTCGGATGAATAAGATAAGTGATTGAATTATTGTCTTTAAAATAAAATGTATCACAACTTCGGTTCGCCTTGTGATGTAAAATCACTCAAAACCAACAAATTTGTACCATAACAATCTAAAAATCAAGTTATGGAAGTAGAACTAATTACAAAAGAAGACTTACACCAATTCAGAATAGACCTTCTAAACAGCATCAAAGCCATCATAACCCATCAAGCTGGGTATCGAGAAAAACAATGGCTCAAATCTATTGAAGTCCGAAAATTACTAAACATCTCTCCAGGAACCTTACAAAACCTACGCATCAATGGTACGCTCACTTATACCAAAGTTGGAGGTATTATCTTTTATGCCTACGATGATATTCAAAAGGTTTTAGAAGAAAATAAAGTTAATAATTCCGAAAGCTAATTACAATCTCTATTCGACATAGGATTTGTAGGCGAGTGTCAATCAATAGAAAAAACCGTAAAAAGAAAAGCTGTTTGAGGCTTAAGCCGAGTTCTTTTCTTTTAGGGTTTGAGATTGTAATTGACCGCTGAGAATCCAAGTCTTGACTTTTTGTTTCTTTTGTGTTAAGACAAAAGAAAAATCAATTTTACTGTCGAAAATTCAAGGGGCTATTTCTATGATAAAGTTTGTATTGATTGAATTTAAAATGTTTATGTCAATGTAAAAAACACAAAATTAAACCATTTACAAAATGAACTACATAAAACACTTAACAGGATTTTTTGACCGCATCATTCACGATTCAAATTTAAACCCAACACATATAAGTTTATATTTAGGCTTATTTCAATACTGGAATATCAACCGGTTTAAAAATCCAATAAGCATTACAAGAGATGAGGTTATGCGTATTAGTAAAATATGTTCTAAAGCAACGTATCACAAATGCATACGCGAATTAAATGACAAAGGATATCTTAAATACGAACCATCCTACAATCCTTTTAAAGGCAGTATGGTCTATATGTTCAATTTTTCAGAAGACTTAAAACCAGTTCAAAAAAAAGACCGCAATACTAAAAAAAATATCCCTGTTGATGAACAAGCTCTAAACAAGCAAAAAACTAGTAGTGAACAAGCACTGGTATCTTCTATAAACAGTATAAACAAAACAAACACTTTAAACATTTCAAACTTGGAAGAACAAGCACCAAATTTTGAAAATAAAAATATAGAGTTTAAAAATCAGGGCGATGTAAAAGAAAAAAAGTTGCGGCAAAAAAAGAAAAATAAGATCACTTCAAATGCAGTCTTGAAGCCGACTATTGAAGAAGTAAATAAGTATTTTATAGAACAAAAACACCCAGAATTAGAAGCGCAGAAGTTTTACAATTATTTTACCAGCAATGGTTGGTTAGTAGGCGGAAAAACCAAAATGGTCGATTGGAAAGCTGCTGCAGAAAATTGGATGCTCAACAGTGCTAATTTTAAGCACAACACCGACACCACACCGACAAATCGAGCAAAACAACTCAACACAACTACGGATAAAAATTACTCCGAACCATTGTAACGTTTTGTCTCATACTGTATTTGTTCAATTAAATAAAACGCTTTATTGTCACACTGAGCTATGTAGAAATGTAAATAAAAAAACATGACTAAAAATGTAGATAACAAATCTAGTTACAATCTCAACCGCCATAGAATCTGGCAGGCGAGTGTCAAATATTTGAAGGTTTCGTAAAAACAAAAGCTGTTTGAGCCTGACTAAAAGGAAGGCGAGTTCTTTTGTTTTAGAAATCAAAAATCAATTTGACCGCCGAAGATTTAAGGCTTGAATTTTTGGTTCGTTTTGTTTCAAGACAAAATGAACAAGTTGATAGCTTAAAGCAATTTCTATAATAAATTATAGATTAAAATTAGAAAACAAAATGCGACACAACTACCAAGAAATAACCCAATGGCTCGAAAAAAAAGGCAAAGAACTATTCGGAATCCATTTCAAAATTTATAAAGAAGATAAAACCATTATTGAAAAGTTAATAGCCTATATGCTAAAAGATGAAAAAAGAGCTATTGAACTCAATATTTCTTTAGAAAAAGGCATCTTACTTTCCGGACCCATAGGCTGTGGTAAAACATCATTAATGACCTTGATAAAACATATTACTGAAAAAGAAAAGTATCATGTAAAATCCTGTAGAGATGTAAGTTTTGAATTCATACAAGACGGTTACGAAGTCATTCACAGGTATAGCAAAGGCAAGCTATACCAACCAAAATACAACACCATTTGTTTTGACGATTTAGGAACGGAAAGCAACTTAAAATACTTCGGTAACGAATGCAATGTCATGGCAGAAATCATATTAAGCCGCTACGATTTATTCGTAAGTAAAAAGCTAAAAACACACATTACCACAAACCTCTCTGCATCAGAAATTGAACAACACTATGGCAACCGAGTAAGAAGTAGAATGCGAGAACTATTCAATTTAATCGCTTATGACAATACATCAAAAGACAAACGCAGATAATTAAAAAAACTATAAATTAATGAAGATGCTAGGTGTAAAGAAAACAATTTATTGAAAATAATTAATCTTTGGCAAATATTATGTAATTTGCCAAAGATTAATTAAGAACTTAACACTTTGATTGATACAATAAAAGATAAAATAGAATCTTATTTTAAAGAACAATCAACCATTTCAAAAGAGAAATTGGTGAATTGTATGGTGTTAGATTTTCCTGAACTAAAACAAAGCACTATAAACGTGTATTTGTCACGTTTAAAAAAGGAAGGACTTATTAAAAACCCCGCAAGAGGCATGTATGCATTAAAAGAAAAAAAGACATACAATCCTGTTGTAGATAGTTATTTAAAACGCTTGTTCAATAAAATAAAAAAAGACTATCCTTTTGTTGAGTTTTGTATTTGGGACACCAAATGGTTAAATGAATTTATGAGGCATCAACCATTTAAATGCTATACGGTTCTAGAATTAGACAAAGATGTTACAGAAGCTGTCTTTCACGCATTAAAAGAACAAGGAAAGCAAGTCTATATAGAACCAGATGCAGAAACGTTCAATCTGTATATCAACAATAGTGAAGATGTTATTATTTTAAAACATTTAATATCAGAAGCACCTTTGCAAGAAATAAATAAAATAACGCTGCCAACGCTGGAAAAATTATTAGTTGATATGACTATTGATACCAAACTATACGCAGCACAACAAAGTGAAATAGAGTTTATTTACGCTTCTGCATTTGAAAAGTATGAGGTAAATAAAAATAAAATGAAGCGGTATGCATACAGACGAAATAGAGAAAATGAAGTAGAAAATTTAACCAATTTAACTTTGGCAAAAATTAAATAATTTGCCAAAACATAATTACGAATGATAGAACCAACAACATACCATCCAGATTGGATTCATGAAGTTAAAAGTAATTTAGGAAAAAAGAAATTAGATCCTAAATTAATTGAGAAGGTAATTTATGCATTGCTGTTTTTAGAACAATTAAAAGGATACGGATTAGAATTTATTTTTAAAGGTGGTACGGCGTTATTACTAGCTACCAAAATACCTAAACGATTTTCAATAGATATAGACATTATCACAGAGCAAACACAAAGTGAAATAGAAAACATTCTAGAAAAAATTAGTAAAAATACGGTGTTTACACATTGGGAAGATGACAATAATAGAAAACACACGCCAGATGCACCAATAGGACATTTTAAAATGTATTATACTAGTAATGTAGATGGTAGTGTAGAACCAATACTATTAGATGTATTATACACACCAAATCCATATCCGGCACTTATGGAAATTCCCATAGCGCATGATTGGGTCCAAACTACAGGAGAAATTATTACGGTACAAATGCCAACCTTTGATGCCATATTAGGAGACAAATTAACGGCTTTTGCACCAAAAACAACAGGAATATTATATAGTAAAAACAGACCTGTAGAAATCATAAAGCAATTGTTTGATGTGGCCTTTTTAACAGATAACATCACAGATTTAAAAACAGTTCAAAATAGCTACAACAAAGTAGTGGCAGAAGAAATTAAATTCAGAAAGTTAAACATATCTGCAATTCAGGTATTAGAAGATACCCAAGAAGCTTGTTACATATTAGCAACTAGAGATCTCAAATCAGAAGAATTTAAACATTTACAACTAGGGATTAGCAATTTTACAAATTTCACCATTACAAAATTTAATATTGAAGAAGCGATTACAGCTGCAGCCAAAACAGCTTATTTAGCAGAAGTATTAAAAAATGAAATAGTATCAGATTTAGAAAAATTTAAAAGCCCTAAACAGATTAAAGATTGGACTATTGAAAACCAACAGTTCAATAAATTAAACAAACTAAAGAAAAGCAATCCAGAGGCCTTTTTCTATTGGTTCATAATGCTCGAATTAAAGGGGAGCTATTAAAAAAAACATGTCAATATTTATAAAATTAATAACTAATCTTTTATGACATCTATATTACATAGACTATTTAATGAACTTGGATATAATAAAGAAAATGGACTTTTTATTTTGGATGAAGATGAAGAGAAAATTTTAAATGTATTTCCTAGTAGAGTTAGTAGGATAATTACAGAAGTTATAAAACCTTATGCTATTTTTTGTGCTGATATTCAGTATGAAAATAAAGAGCATATTAAACCATTTAATAACCCATTAATCTTATTTTATGATAATCCTACAGAATCTGAATATAGTTTAATTCCAAAACACTCATTTAATTTAAGTAGAGCACCTTTAGTTATAATAAATAAAGAAAATAACATTGAAATCTATAATGGTTTTGATTTTTCAGATAGTTCAAACCAGTGGTTGGAGTTAATAAATGTTAATAGAAACCTTCTGTATATTGAAAATCTACGAAATGGTGAAGGCTGGAGAGAGATTTATAATGAATATTTTACAAAAAGTAAAACTGTTGATAGATTTCTGTTAAGTAATATTACTGATGCTAGAAGAATATTAATAGCAAAAGAGATTAATTTTCCAGAAGGAAATTTAACACCTGAAGTTGCTAACCGGTTAATCGGTAGGCTTATTTTTATTAGATATTTAATTGACAGAAATGTAGTTTTTAATGATCAAAATATTTTAATTGGCTCTACAAAAAAAGAACGACAAGAGGCACTCAATCAAATCTTGCTAAATCATAAGCAGACGTATGATTTTTTTGAATACATTAGTAATAAATTTGGAGGAGATTTATTTCCCCTTGAATTTGAAAATCAAGGGCTACCTTTTTTTGAAAAAGATTATGTTAAACAAGAAAATTTAAATATCCTTTATCATTTATTGACGAGTTCTAAAATGTTTATGGGTGATAAAGTTAAGGGCTATAGTGTGCAGCCATCAATGTTTAATGTTTATGATTTTGAAATTATACCAGTTGAATTAATTAGTAATATTTATGAGAGTTTTTTAGGGAATACTGCATTTTCTAATGGTAAAATGATCACTGAGCTTTCTAAACAAAAAGAAGTTAAAGCATATTATACACCACCTTTTTTAGTAGATTATGTATTAAGCCAAACTATTCAACCTTTTTTAAAAAAACAACAAAATAGTAATTGTAAAGTTTTAGATCCATCATGTGGTTCTGGTATTTTTTTAGTAGAGTCTTTAAGAAGGATTATTGATAAAGAAATTGTAGTCAATAGCAAAGAAAATAAGTATAAGAAAACAATTTCTAATGAAAAACTATGGCGTTTATTAGAAGACAATATTTACGGGATAGATATCGATAAAAATGCAATTGAGATAACTATTTTCTCTCTTTACATCACATTGCTAGATTACAAAACACATCCAAAAGAAATTGAAAATTTTGAATTTAGACCATTAAAGGATAAAAACTTATTTGGAGGACAGAAAGCAGATTTCTTTAATGAAAGCAATGCTTTCAATACATTGTTTAAAAAACAAGTTAAATTAGATTTCATTGTTGGTAATCCACCTTGGGGTATCGTAAAGACATCAAGGTATGTAGACTATATTACAGAAAGGAATAGGAAAGAATTATCAAGAAACTTAAAAGAAGAAATATCATTATCTATAGGTAACAAGGAAATTTCTCAAGCCTTTATAGTAAGGGTAAGTGATTTAATTCAGAAAGAACATAAGACCAAAATTTGCTTTATCGTAACAGGTAAAAACTTATACAATTCTGATGAAAGTGCTATAAAATGGAGAAAGTACTTCCTGTCAAAATTTAATGTGCATCAGTGTTTTGATTTATTTGGTGTAAATAATAAAGTAGCTGGTGGTAAGCAGATATTTGACAATGCTAATCAACCACCTGCAATACTATTGTATAGCTTGAAGGACAATAGTATTGCTAATAATAAAATAAAACATATTGTAGCTAGGGCTAATAAGTATTATTATTATTTCAAAACTATAGTTATTGAAAAGAATGATGTTAAGTTAATTGATCAAAACTTATTTATTAAGGATGATAAGTTATGGAAGATAATGTTATATGGTAATATTTTGGATTATTTGTTTATCAAAAAACTAAAAGATAACGACTTAACTATATCTAAAATAATTAGCAAATTCAATCTAACTATAAAAGGTGGTTTTAAATCTAAAGATTCAGGTATACCAGTTAACAAGAGAAAATCAACAAAAGAATATTGGAAATATGATTATATAGAAGTAGAAAAAAGCAAAGATTTAAGACAGTTTCAAGTAATCTCAAATAAAACGTTCAAACAAAAATTGGATGAACTCTATCTAAAAGGAGATATACAAAAAGATCTAAAAGTACCTCAAATAACAGAAATTTCAGCATTTAAAGGGAAGAAACTATTAATAAAAAAAGGTCTTGATAAATACTTAAATCATAGAGCGGTGAGTGCTTTTTATGATGGAGATTGTATTTTTTCATCAACTATAGCTTCAATAGTACCTGTTGATGGAGAAATGTCGAATGAAGTAGAGAATTTACTTCTTTGTATGTCCGCAATATTTAATTCTAAATTATTTACATATTTCCTTTTAATGACGAGTTCTTCATTTGGTGCAGATAGAAACAGAGTTAATTTTATTGAATTTTTAGAAATGCCATTTAAAGAAGATATTGAGTTATCACTTCTGACAAGGGAAT is a window from the Pseudalgibacter alginicilyticus genome containing:
- a CDS encoding helix-turn-helix domain-containing protein; translation: MSCMSSRNLSRLFIKELGMNFSDWRIRLKLLEAIKRLGEQQSVKEIAFDLGYESSSSFIYMFKKHLGKTPSNYILKSKD
- a CDS encoding AraC family ligand binding domain-containing protein, producing MNSEYQTYRLVDFGFQINSDLPVIGYSEMVTNSICISHSHPRAQLLYATTGVMKVVVNNQIWVVNPLQGLWIPGGVEHQVSFQKNVKLYSVFIDPSFTDGLPKTTFSFGISPFLKQLLFKIISFNTVDTVSISEKRIMMVFLDEVTLIQPSITFLPTTNHVRLKNVVQLLLNDVASK
- a CDS encoding Eco57I restriction-modification methylase domain-containing protein, translating into MTSILHRLFNELGYNKENGLFILDEDEEKILNVFPSRVSRIITEVIKPYAIFCADIQYENKEHIKPFNNPLILFYDNPTESEYSLIPKHSFNLSRAPLVIINKENNIEIYNGFDFSDSSNQWLELINVNRNLLYIENLRNGEGWREIYNEYFTKSKTVDRFLLSNITDARRILIAKEINFPEGNLTPEVANRLIGRLIFIRYLIDRNVVFNDQNILIGSTKKERQEALNQILLNHKQTYDFFEYISNKFGGDLFPLEFENQGLPFFEKDYVKQENLNILYHLLTSSKMFMGDKVKGYSVQPSMFNVYDFEIIPVELISNIYESFLGNTAFSNGKMITELSKQKEVKAYYTPPFLVDYVLSQTIQPFLKKQQNSNCKVLDPSCGSGIFLVESLRRIIDKEIVVNSKENKYKKTISNEKLWRLLEDNIYGIDIDKNAIEITIFSLYITLLDYKTHPKEIENFEFRPLKDKNLFGGQKADFFNESNAFNTLFKKQVKLDFIVGNPPWGIVKTSRYVDYITERNRKELSRNLKEEISLSIGNKEISQAFIVRVSDLIQKEHKTKICFIVTGKNLYNSDESAIKWRKYFLSKFNVHQCFDLFGVNNKVAGGKQIFDNANQPPAILLYSLKDNSIANNKIKHIVARANKYYYYFKTIVIEKNDVKLIDQNLFIKDDKLWKIMLYGNILDYLFIKKLKDNDLTISKIISKFNLTIKGGFKSKDSGIPVNKRKSTKEYWKYDYIEVEKSKDLRQFQVISNKTFKQKLDELYLKGDIQKDLKVPQITEISAFKGKKLLIKKGLDKYLNHRAVSAFYDGDCIFSSTIASIVPVDGEMSNEVENLLLCMSAIFNSKLFTYFLLMTSSSFGADRNRVNFIEFLEMPFKEDIELSLLTRELHDLKKDDFFNENREKIYSIENQIEYKIYELFNINSIEKELINYALNISIPVMKRADRLNSNHLSIFEKITEKNLESIGKYCQTFINHFSSRFNKTNKCFIVDVYINKNFIAVNFVVSEEVRKDIIKYFFNSSLEDSINKIGGLGMHKVSTCLFAQQDIRGFNRSSFYVIKPNILKNWHRAIAHLDLSEFIEAIAKSEIKKTN
- a CDS encoding DUF6577 family protein; amino-acid sequence: MIDTIKDKIESYFKEQSTISKEKLVNCMVLDFPELKQSTINVYLSRLKKEGLIKNPARGMYALKEKKTYNPVVDSYLKRLFNKIKKDYPFVEFCIWDTKWLNEFMRHQPFKCYTVLELDKDVTEAVFHALKEQGKQVYIEPDAETFNLYINNSEDVIILKHLISEAPLQEINKITLPTLEKLLVDMTIDTKLYAAQQSEIEFIYASAFEKYEVNKNKMKRYAYRRNRENEVENLTNLTLAKIK
- a CDS encoding nucleotidyl transferase AbiEii/AbiGii toxin family protein; its protein translation is MIEPTTYHPDWIHEVKSNLGKKKLDPKLIEKVIYALLFLEQLKGYGLEFIFKGGTALLLATKIPKRFSIDIDIITEQTQSEIENILEKISKNTVFTHWEDDNNRKHTPDAPIGHFKMYYTSNVDGSVEPILLDVLYTPNPYPALMEIPIAHDWVQTTGEIITVQMPTFDAILGDKLTAFAPKTTGILYSKNRPVEIIKQLFDVAFLTDNITDLKTVQNSYNKVVAEEIKFRKLNISAIQVLEDTQEACYILATRDLKSEEFKHLQLGISNFTNFTITKFNIEEAITAAAKTAYLAEVLKNEIVSDLEKFKSPKQIKDWTIENQQFNKLNKLKKSNPEAFFYWFIMLELKGSY
- a CDS encoding helix-turn-helix domain-containing protein; this encodes MEVELITKEDLHQFRIDLLNSIKAIITHQAGYREKQWLKSIEVRKLLNISPGTLQNLRINGTLTYTKVGGIIFYAYDDIQKVLEENKVNNSES
- a CDS encoding RteC domain-containing protein, giving the protein MQPPINKLLIDLQEQLNFINIEIDDPIVACEQAIEITLKSLEQLKKFVLKRKFKSTNEEINFFKEIKPQFSSKFIYYNKIYKMETKRPYGGQRVVKKFYRNELRKLKLFFDSELEFYRYFRTGSNYLDHKYFVRGKLDVKLSLNSFYFESDKNFATTHSYKVAKIIAHDLLQVYLEDKLLLLENKQPNQKSQVNPKIKQNWTGSKVALIELLYALHSEGVFNNGASDLKDIAAYFEDTFNINLGQYHRAFLEIRMRKGDRTKFMTSLKESLKKRMDNSDE